The genomic window GTTTGATTTTTTCTAAGGCTTCTAGCACATTTCCCACATCCTTCCTCTAAAAAAAAGAGGTACATTCTTTCTTTTTTCATTGAAAGTATGTACCTCTAAAAGATAACTTTAGATAAGCTAGGCACTTTCAAAAACATGTTCTTCTCACCCCTTGAAGAACCAGATCCTTGAAGCTTGCGCCCAACCTTTTTTATTTATTTCTTACCTACAATTATAACAAAACGAGGGGAAATTTCAACTATCTGATAAGGTTTCTTCCTCAAAAAGGCTATTACCGATAGTAAATGTGCAAGTTTAGATAATCTTCTTTCCTATTATATAATCACGTACGTTTTATAAAACAAATGTTTTTATTTTTTCTAAAGTATTGCTAAAATAATACTAGTGAATGAATGGAGGAAAATGTATGCAACAAAAAATCGGTATCGTGGCTAATCAGTTATTACGAGCAACAGAAACTTTCCAAGGGAATCAAGTCACTTACACTCCCCAAGGCTTTGTTAATGCAGTGAAGCAAGCAGGGGGCTTACCGGTACTTATACCTATTTCTTCCCCAGAGACTGCTAGCGATTATATCCAGATGGTCGACAAAATACTTCTTGCCGGTGGACAGGATGTTAGTCCTTCACTTTATAATGAAGCGCCTCACCCTAAACTGACAGAAACGAATCTGGATCGGGATTTGTTCGAGCAGGCGTTGATCAACGAAGCCTTGAAGCAGAACAAACCAATCTTAGCCGTATGTCGCGGGATGCAATTATTGAATGTCGCTTTAGGCGGCAATCTTTATCAAGATTTGACGTTGTATCCGAATTGGTCAGTAAAACATGAACAGCAACCCACTCCTCCACAATTTGCGACCCATGAGATCACAGTGGAACCAGATAGTTTGCTTCATGAGTTACTTCCTACTTCTTACTTTGTGAATTCTTATCATCACCAAGCAATAAGAGATCTCGCGCCCACACTGAAAGCAACGGCGTATTCGCCTGATGGATTAGTCGAGGCTGTTGAAAGCAATGAAGCAGAGCAACGAATACTTGGTGTACAATGGCACCCTGAACTGATTCACCAAAAAAATCCATTGGATCAAAAATTATTCGATTATTTTGTTCAATCGTTGTGATCGACACAAAATAGATAAAACGCCCAACTAGAAGAAACATGTTGTTTCGACTAGTTGGGCGTTTCATTTAATTCCTGCAACAAATCTCAATCATTCATTAACTCTTGCGATATTCAAGTAATTTTTTTAGTTGTTGGATCTGACGTTGTAAGTCATTTCCTTTTGTGGTGTCTCGATTTAATTTTCGTGGCAGTTGTTGATCAATGACTTTTTTGACTTCTGCTAAACCATTCGCCGTTTCAAATTGTTCTTCGATCCCTAAAAAAGGATAATGCGTCACGATTTGAAACCCATAAGAGTTACATAGCAATGAGTAGCCAGCAATTCCTGTCGTTTGTTGATATGCTTTGGATAATCCGCCATCGATCACGAAGACCGTCCCATCGGCTTTGATCGGCGACTCTCCTTTTTTTACTTTGACAGGGGTGTGTCCATTGATGATCACTGAACCAACAAGAGAAACGCCAAATTCACGCCGGACTTTTTGACTCAACCACTCAGTATCTCGTAACCGATAATAGGGATTACTGACTTCTACATGTGTTTCTTTTTCTGCTAAATAATAACGCTCAAACGTCGCCATCTTGCTTTTACCAAACAGCGGAGAATACGGACCGCTCCAAGCATACCAGATCAAATCAGTCGCCAAATCTTCTTTTTCTCTCGGTGATCGGGCACTTTCACGAATCTGTTCCTCGAAGAAAGCCATCAAACGTTTCCCCTGATAAGTCTCCTTTCCTAATTTAAAAGTTAGAAACTCCCCATTCTCATCTACTGGCATACATCCATGGAATAGCACACTCTGATTCGTGACTAGGTACATTCTTCCCTTTTCTAAAAGGAAAGCCATATGCTTTTGCATACGAAGCGAATGCTGAAAAGAATACATCAGGGTATCAATCACTTGTCGCTCTTCTTCCGTCAAGCGATTTGGCTGCTCCACAGCGATCGTCTGGAAACAAGGATGATGGATCGTGTATTCTTTATCATCTAATCGTAAATGATTCTTTTCGTAATCGATGCTCATGAGTAAATCTCGATCGGCCATCTCAAATTCTGGACGTCGTTCTAACAGTTGCGATTCTAACTTGAATTGCATGATCGCAAGCGCTTGATGGATCTTCTCCATTTCTTCTCTTTCACGTTCCGTCGAGTCTTGCATATTTTTAGGCGTAAACAACGGATTCGTCTGGTACGTGTCTGTCGCAAACGAACATAAAGGACGAAGATTTAGCGCATATTCTTTTTCTAATTCAAACAAATAATTATACCGCGCAGCGATACGCAACAAGGTCAATAAACAAGTTTCAGAGCCACAATAAGCACCCAACCACAAAATATCATGATTTCCCCATTGGATATCAGTCGAAGGAAGTTCCATCAGGCGATCCATCACTTTAGCAGCTTGTGTCCCCCGATCAAAGATATCTCCGACTACATGGACATGATCGATCACCATTCGCTGAATCGTACGGGCTAATTTTTTTAAAAAGCGTTCTTCTTCATTCATCTCGATCAGCTGATCAACGATTTTACGCACATAAGATTTTTTTCCTTGCACACGATCATCGATGTACAGTAATTCTTCAATAATATAACTATATTCTTTAGGCAATCCTTTTCTTACTTTTGACCTTGTATACTTGATAGAAGTGAATCGCAATAACTCGATCAACTGATGGATCAATGTCGCTTTGTCTTCATTTTCATACCAGTCAGTCGCTAGTGCGTACTCTGGATAAGCAACAAAAATCGTTAATCGTTTCATTTCCTCTTCACTCAAACAATCTTGAAACAAATCTTTGATTTTCTCGCGCAGATTCCCTGAACCATTTCTTAAAATGTGATCAAACGCGGGAAACTCACCATGAATATCACTTAAAAATAATTCAGTTCCTTTGGGTAGTTGCAAGATCGCTTCTAAATTGATGATCTCCGTAATGACTTCTTCTTTTGTTGGGAATTTTTCTGACAATAACTCTAAATATTGATCCATCCAAACGCCTCCAAAATTGGTATACCTAAAATTATAGGATACATATCAACTTATTTCAACAAATACAGTAAACAAAACCATAAATAGGTATATGAGATACCGTCAAAGATACTTAAAAGAAGCGTCCGAGATACTAGCCCCAGCATTCTCCTTAACTTTAGATGATCGGTATGGCAAAGTTAACTTCTTCATAAAAAAAGAGGCATCCGAAAATTATTAAAATTTTCAGATGCCTCGTCTTATTTTAGCTGAACACTACTTGTCACAGCTTTACGCTTTATTTCTTTTTCCGTTCATTCTTCATGATCGAAATCGATTGTTTCAATGAAGTCCAAATACCACCTTCACTGTATACAAGAACGTTTGACTTATACATATTTGCAGATAGGAACATCAATACAAACGTGATGATCACTAACACGACTAGAGAAATCAATGCGCCACTTATTTCAACCGTTTCATTTGCTAAACGGATCGGCATGATATAAGAAGATAAAAATGGAATATATGACGTGATGCGAATCACGATGTTATTAGGATCAGATGCGCCAAGGATCAAGCCGAGCATATATCCACCTAAAGAAAGATAAGTCACTGGTAGGATCGCTTTTGCTGTATCTTCGGCTTTGTTGACTAATGAGCCACATAATGCCGCTAAGACAGCATAGATCAAGATTCCAAAGAACATGAATAGTAGAGAATACCATAAGAATGGACCGAAAATACTATCGAGAGAAATCCCATCTAGTACATTTTTGACGATCTCCATATCTTTGAACTGGTTGAACCCTACAGCAAAGATGATGCCGTATAAAGCCATTTGAGTGACGGCTACTAATAGTACACCGGTCAGTTTACCATAAAAATGTTTTTGAGCCGTGGTACTAGATAAAATCACTTCCATGATTCTTGTGCCTTTTTCTGAAGCAATCTCTTGTGCGATGATTTGTGCATACGTCAAAATGATAATAAATAAAATGATCGTAGCCACATAACTAATTGCATATTGAACCGCTGAGTTATCTTCTCCAATTGTCATTTCGCCATTTGCATCGAAGCTGACTTTTTGTCTTGAGAATGACGCCGGTTGACTTAAAGCCGCCACTTCTTCTGGAGAGATCCCTAAACTACTTGCCCGCATCATCGATTGTAAGCCCGTCAACTGCTGTTGGATCAACAGCTGCGTAGCTTGGCCTAATGAGTTTTCACTGAATAATTCTCCAGTTACTTCGCCATTATCTGTTGTGACGACCATATAAGCATCGATTTTTTCATCAGATAACTCACTTTTTGCTTCATCTTCTGATGAGAAAGCTTCAAAGTGGAAATCCCCCATGTCTGATTGACTCAAATAATCAGTGATTTGTTGATCTTCAGCAATCACACCGATTTTATCGGTTTCGCTATTTTGTTGCGCAAAATTCCCTGCCAAATAGATAACACCCATCAAGACAAATGGTACAAGGATCATAATAATAAACGAAATCGATTTCACATTTTTCAAATACACATCTTTGGTGATGATCCAAAACTTACGCATGTAGCTCACCTGCTTTCATCTTGAAGATTTCCTCTAAAGTAGGTGGTTGTTGGTTGAACATCGGGATATAACCAAACTGTGTTGCCCGAGTAAAGATCTCTTTTCCGACATCTGGATGATCTAGCGTGATCTCCAACGATTGATCTTCACGAAGAACCACTTTTTGAACGCCTTCGATTTCTTCAATTTCTTGTTGCGACAAGCCAGATTCCAAAAACAGCTTTGTCCGTCCAAACGCTTCACGAATCTCGTGGACTTTTCCATCTAACACCATCTCGCCATTACGCAACATGATCAAATGGTCACAAATCTTCTCAACATTGTCCATGTTATGACTGGAGAAAATGACACATGAGCCATTCTTCTTCAACTCAATGATCCCATCTTTCAGTAACTCTGCATTGACTGGGTCTAAGCCACTGAAGGGTTCATCTAAAATGATCAGCTTAGGTTCGTGGATCAGTGTTGCAATCAGTTGGACTTTTTGCTGATTCCCTTTTGATAAGGACTTTACTTTATCTGTTTTCTTTCCTTTTACTTGGAATTTCTCCATCCAAAAGTCGATCTTCGGTTCAATCTCTTTTTTGGTTTTCCCACGCAATTCAGCAAAATAGATCAACTGTTCTTGAATTGAGACTTTGGGATAAAGCCCTCTTTCTTCAGGTAAATACCCAATGATATCGTAATCTTTTTCACTCAAGTGATGACCATTCCATAACACTTCTCCTTGATCTTGCGTCAAAAAATCTAAAATCAACCGAAAAGTCGTTGTCTTCCCTGCACCATTTTGCCCAATCAATCCCATGATTTTCCCGTCAGGTATTTGAAAAGAAACGTGATCAACAGCTGTATAACTGCCAAACGTCTTTACTAAATCCTTTACTTCTAACATTTTTCCACTCCTTTATCCTAAACTTCTATATCCATTACGTGACAACAAAAAAATAATTGCGAAACAAAAACTATTGTTATTGTTTTTTATTGTACATATGAAAATGATAGGACACTTTACAGTTTTTGTAAAGCGCCCTCAATTCAAATTTTTTTCAACTTTCATGCAGTTTATTGAATACATTTTGTGCCACGTTTTTCGGTAGACCAATCTCTTGTAATTCTTCGATCGATGCTGCGGTGATGTTTTTTAACGATTTGAACTCTTTTAACAACATTTTTTTCCGTTTTGGACCTAATCCTTCAATTTCATCCAAGCGCGAAGCAAAACTATTCTTACTACGCAGTTGGCGGTGAAATGTGATTGCAAACCGATGGACTTCATCTTGGATACGTTGCAATAAAAAGAACTCCGGCGAATTTCTTTCAAGGGGTACGACTTCCAATTCATTTCCAAACAATAATTCATTTGTTTTATGTTTGTCGTTTTTAGCCATCCCAGCTACTGGAATGTCGATTCCTAATTGATTTTCGAGAACATCTTTTGCTACATCCACTTGACCTTTCCCACCATCGATCAAAATAAGATCAGGTAAAGGAAGTTCTTCTCGTATCACCCGAGCGTAACGACGGTAGATCACTTCTCGCATGGAGGCATAGTCGTCTGGTCCGACAACCGTTTTTATTTTATATTTTCGATACTCTTTTTTTGCTGGTTTTCCGTCGATAAATACGACCATGGCGGCAACTGGATCAGTCCCCATAATATTGGAGTTATCAAACGATTCGATGCGGATAGGTGCTGGAATGTTCATAGCATTACCTAGACGTTCGATGGCACCAATCGTTCGTTCTTGTTTTCTAGCAATTAAATCAAAGCGTTCGTTCAATGCGACTCTTGCATTTTTATTGGCTAGCTCCACTAATTTTTTCTTTTCACCACGTTTTGGTTGGATGACCTTAGTCGCTAACAATGCTTCCACACTTGGCTGATCGATCGTATCAGGAATCACGACTTCTTTTGGAATGAAGTGTTCATTTTCTTGATAAAATTGACCGATGTACGTTAAGAAATCTTCTTCAGCTTCATTATAAAAAGGAATGATCGATACATCTCGTTCAATCAACTTTCCTTGACGTACAAAGAATACTTGGACACACATCCACCCTTTGTCAATCGCATAGCCAAAGACATCGCGATCAATCAAATCGGTATTCGTCATTTTTTGTCTTGTCATGATCGTTTCGATCGCTCTGATTTGATCTCGGTATTCTGCTGCTTTTTCAAATTCCATATTTTCTGCCGCTTTATTCATTTTCTCATGGATCTCAGCTTCGATTGTTTCATAACCGCCATTCAAAAAGCGTTTGACTTCATTCACGATGCTGGTATATTCCGCTGGATCTACATCAAAATAATAAGGACATAAACACTGACCTAAATGATAGTAAAGACAAGGTTCCTTTGTCTGACTGGGTTTGCATTTTCGCAACGGAAATAAACGATCTAAAATCTTTTTCGTTTCATTCGCTGCACCAACGTCGGGATAAGGTCCGAAGTAAAAAGCTTTATCTTTTAAGACCTTCCGAGTAATCACTAACCGTGGATATTTTTCATTCGTGATTTTTAAAAAAGGATATGTTTTATCATCCTTTAGCATAATGTTGTACTTAGGATCATTCTTTTTGATCAAATTGATTTCTAAAAGTAAAGCTTCGATATTAGATTCTGTGACGATATATTCAAAATCCTCGATCTCACTGACTAATCGCTCGGTTTTCGTGTTATGACTTCCCGTAAAATAGGAACGCACACGATTTTTCAAGACCTTGGCTTTTCCTACATAAATGATCGTGCCGTTTTTGTCTTTCATCAAATAGCAGCCAGGCTGATCAGGTAGTAATGCCAATTTATTTTTTATTCGTTCATTCATGATGACTGCTCCTTTACATTTCCGATATCGCTATTATAACAGAGGTTGGAAGAGAAGTATCAAGGGAAGAGAAATAAGAATGTTTTTTAAAAATCTGTTCTGTAAAACTTTGTTTCTCTTCCCAATTTTTTCAAAAAAGTTACTTCTAGCTCGCTTGATCTACTTTTTGTATTTCACAGCCCCAGCCCTTTAGATGGTTTTTAAGTCGCAAAAAAACCGAGACAGCAATCCATATGATTGTTGTCTCAGTCTGATTTAGTGGTTACTTATCTTATAAGTGTTGGGCAATCATTTGACGTAATTGCTCTTTTGATTGGACACCGATCGCTTTTTCGACTACTTCGCCGTCTTTTTTCAAAAGTAATGTTGGAATACTCATGATCCCGAATTGTTGAGGCGTTTCAGGATTTTCATCAACATCCATCTTCACGATTCTGAATTCATCTTCATCGTATTCTTCTTCTAGTTGGTCTAGAATTGGCGCTTGCATTCGACAAGGTCCACACCAAGTTGCCCAAAAGTCGATCAAAACTAATCCTTTATCTGTTTCTTCGTTGAATGTTGCATCTGTAATTACTTGAGCCATATCAAAGACCTCCATTTATTAGTCTATTCTTAGTATAGCACTATTGATGTTGAGATACGAGCTATTTGCTTACCTTTAGTAAGTTTTATTTAAATTTAACAATCGTCGCACCATTACCACCTTGGTTTCCTGGCGCAAAATCAAAGCTCTTCACACTGCGATGATTTTTCAAATAATCGGTGATTCCTGTTCTTAATGCTCCTGTCCCTTTTCCATGGACGATCGTTACTTGAGCATAGCCAGCTAAGATTGCCGCATCTAAATATAGATCGACTTCATTCAGTGCTTCTTCATAGCGTTTCCCACGAAGATCAAGTTGGTTAGAGACCGCTGAATTGGCATCTGAGCGAACAGTATGGATCACTCGTTGTTGTGGTTCTTTTTGTGGCGCGATCGGTGTCAATTCGCTTTCATAGACATTCATCTTTAAGATACCGATCTCCACTTGCCACTGGTTGCCATTTTTACGTAATAACGTACCACGTTGCCCATACGTCGTGACTAACACTTCATCACCTGGTTTTAACGTTTTCTGTTCTTTCGCTTTTTTCAAGACTTTATTTTTCTTCAGTTGTTCTTCTTGATGCAAGTTTGCCAACTGTGATTTTGCATCGATCAATTGATGCTCCTTCACTGTCCCTTGTCCTACTTGTTTTTGTAAATTGCGAATATCTGCGATGATTTTTTCTGCATTCTCTTCTGCTTCAGAAACGAGTGCATTGGCTTTTTGTTTTGCTTTTGCCATTTCTTGTTCACGTTCTTCAAAGAAGTAACTGTATGCTTCTTTCAAATCATTGTAAAGGCGTTGCGCTTCATCGACATAATGACGCATTTCTAAATATTCTGTTTCTGCCATTTTTCGACGATTTTCTAAGTCAGTGATCATTTCGTTCAAGTCTTGACTTTCATCATTCATCAATTGCTTTGCTTCATCGATGACTTGGTTGTCTAACCCTAGACGACTTGAAATCTCAAATGCATTACTTCTACCCGGTACACCGATCAACAGACGGTAAGTCGGGCTAAGGGTATCCACATTGAACTCCATACTTGCATTGATGGTATTTGAACGATTGTAGCCATAGACTTTCAATTCAGGATAGTGAGTCGTTGCCATCACGTATGCTGATTTCTTTCCAAGATCATCTAAAATAGCGATCGCCAAAGCCGCACCTTCTTGCGGATCAGTTCCCGCACCTAGTTCGTCAAATAAAACTAAACTTTTTTCATTGACTTTTGAAAGGATATCCACAGTGTTCGTCATATGTGAGGAGAAAGTCGATAAACTCTGTTCGATCGATTGTTCATCCCCGATATCTGCAAAAATATCTTCAAAGATCCCGATTTGGCTCTCTTCATCCGCTGGGATCGGTAAACCTGCTTGCCCCATCAGTTGCAATAAGCCGAGTGTTTTCAAGGTGATTGTTTTCCCACCAGTATTCGGCCCAGTAATGACGATGGCTTGATAGTTTTCCCCAATCGAGATATCGTTTGGCACAACTTTCTCTTGATCAATCAACGGGTGTCTAGCTTGCTTCAAATCAACAATGTTTTCTGTGCTGATCGTTGGCACGATCGCCTTCAATTCTTTCCCAAAACGTGCTTTCGCATTCATCAAATCCATTTTACCGATGACAAATGCATTGTGGAGGATCTCTTGACGATGAGGGACTAACTCTGCTGATAATTCACTTAAAATTCGTTGGATCTCATTGCGTTCCGCGATTTGGTACTGGCGCAAACGATTATTCAATTCAACGACTTGTTTTGGCTCGACGAATAATGTTTGACCCGAAGAACTTTGGTCGTGGACGACACCACCAAAGACACCACGATATTCTTGTTTTACTGGAATAACATAGCGATCATTTCGCATCGTGATGATGGCATCGCTCAGGTATTTGGCATTTTTTCCACGGACGATCCCATCTAGTTGTTCTCTGACCGCTTGTTCACTTCTCCGGATATTTTGGCGGATCGTCTTCAACTCAGGAGACGCATCGTCTGTCACCCGGCCATCATCGTCGATTGCTTCTTTCAAGCGACGACTTAGTGAAGGAATCGCAACTAATTGATCGGACCAAAAATAAAGACGTTCAAACTCGATTTCGCTATCTGCTAGATCATCAATGAAACGACGTAATTCGCTAGTGGTAGAAAGAACGCGTGACACTTGTGCGAGTTCAAGCCCATTCAGATCAGCACCGATCTCGATTCGTTTCATATGGGGGCGAATATTTTCTAATTTAGGGATCGGGATACCGCCACGTAGGCGTTGGACTTTTAGACCATCCTCCGTTTCGTTTAACCAGTATCTGATCGTTTCTTCTTCATTCACTGGCACAAGTTGAGCTAATTCTTCTTGCCCTTGTGCTGTGATCACGAACTGTCGCACTTGTTGTTTTACTTTTTCAAACTCTAATGTTTCAAGGATACGTTTATTCATTTTTTTCACCTTACTTTCACTAAAAAAGAGGCAGAGGGCTAAGCAGTCTACAAGACTAACCGACACCTTCATAGCCTCTGTCATTGACAAGAAATAATCTCTTACTTAATTGATCACTTGTGTCACCC from Enterococcus sp. DIV1094 includes these protein-coding regions:
- a CDS encoding gamma-glutamyl-gamma-aminobutyrate hydrolase family protein — protein: MQQKIGIVANQLLRATETFQGNQVTYTPQGFVNAVKQAGGLPVLIPISSPETASDYIQMVDKILLAGGQDVSPSLYNEAPHPKLTETNLDRDLFEQALINEALKQNKPILAVCRGMQLLNVALGGNLYQDLTLYPNWSVKHEQQPTPPQFATHEITVEPDSLLHELLPTSYFVNSYHHQAIRDLAPTLKATAYSPDGLVEAVESNEAEQRILGVQWHPELIHQKNPLDQKLFDYFVQSL
- a CDS encoding fructose-1,6-bisphosphatase produces the protein MDQYLELLSEKFPTKEEVITEIINLEAILQLPKGTELFLSDIHGEFPAFDHILRNGSGNLREKIKDLFQDCLSEEEMKRLTIFVAYPEYALATDWYENEDKATLIHQLIELLRFTSIKYTRSKVRKGLPKEYSYIIEELLYIDDRVQGKKSYVRKIVDQLIEMNEEERFLKKLARTIQRMVIDHVHVVGDIFDRGTQAAKVMDRLMELPSTDIQWGNHDILWLGAYCGSETCLLTLLRIAARYNYLFELEKEYALNLRPLCSFATDTYQTNPLFTPKNMQDSTEREREEMEKIHQALAIMQFKLESQLLERRPEFEMADRDLLMSIDYEKNHLRLDDKEYTIHHPCFQTIAVEQPNRLTEEERQVIDTLMYSFQHSLRMQKHMAFLLEKGRMYLVTNQSVLFHGCMPVDENGEFLTFKLGKETYQGKRLMAFFEEQIRESARSPREKEDLATDLIWYAWSGPYSPLFGKSKMATFERYYLAEKETHVEVSNPYYRLRDTEWLSQKVRREFGVSLVGSVIINGHTPVKVKKGESPIKADGTVFVIDGGLSKAYQQTTGIAGYSLLCNSYGFQIVTHYPFLGIEEQFETANGLAEVKKVIDQQLPRKLNRDTTKGNDLQRQIQQLKKLLEYRKS
- a CDS encoding ABC transporter permease encodes the protein MRKFWIITKDVYLKNVKSISFIIMILVPFVLMGVIYLAGNFAQQNSETDKIGVIAEDQQITDYLSQSDMGDFHFEAFSSEDEAKSELSDEKIDAYMVVTTDNGEVTGELFSENSLGQATQLLIQQQLTGLQSMMRASSLGISPEEVAALSQPASFSRQKVSFDANGEMTIGEDNSAVQYAISYVATIILFIIILTYAQIIAQEIASEKGTRIMEVILSSTTAQKHFYGKLTGVLLVAVTQMALYGIIFAVGFNQFKDMEIVKNVLDGISLDSIFGPFLWYSLLFMFFGILIYAVLAALCGSLVNKAEDTAKAILPVTYLSLGGYMLGLILGASDPNNIVIRITSYIPFLSSYIMPIRLANETVEISGALISLVVLVIITFVLMFLSANMYKSNVLVYSEGGIWTSLKQSISIMKNERKKK
- a CDS encoding ABC transporter ATP-binding protein → MLEVKDLVKTFGSYTAVDHVSFQIPDGKIMGLIGQNGAGKTTTFRLILDFLTQDQGEVLWNGHHLSEKDYDIIGYLPEERGLYPKVSIQEQLIYFAELRGKTKKEIEPKIDFWMEKFQVKGKKTDKVKSLSKGNQQKVQLIATLIHEPKLIILDEPFSGLDPVNAELLKDGIIELKKNGSCVIFSSHNMDNVEKICDHLIMLRNGEMVLDGKVHEIREAFGRTKLFLESGLSQQEIEEIEGVQKVVLREDQSLEITLDHPDVGKEIFTRATQFGYIPMFNQQPPTLEEIFKMKAGELHA
- the uvrC gene encoding excinuclease ABC subunit UvrC; protein product: MNERIKNKLALLPDQPGCYLMKDKNGTIIYVGKAKVLKNRVRSYFTGSHNTKTERLVSEIEDFEYIVTESNIEALLLEINLIKKNDPKYNIMLKDDKTYPFLKITNEKYPRLVITRKVLKDKAFYFGPYPDVGAANETKKILDRLFPLRKCKPSQTKEPCLYYHLGQCLCPYYFDVDPAEYTSIVNEVKRFLNGGYETIEAEIHEKMNKAAENMEFEKAAEYRDQIRAIETIMTRQKMTNTDLIDRDVFGYAIDKGWMCVQVFFVRQGKLIERDVSIIPFYNEAEEDFLTYIGQFYQENEHFIPKEVVIPDTIDQPSVEALLATKVIQPKRGEKKKLVELANKNARVALNERFDLIARKQERTIGAIERLGNAMNIPAPIRIESFDNSNIMGTDPVAAMVVFIDGKPAKKEYRKYKIKTVVGPDDYASMREVIYRRYARVIREELPLPDLILIDGGKGQVDVAKDVLENQLGIDIPVAGMAKNDKHKTNELLFGNELEVVPLERNSPEFFLLQRIQDEVHRFAITFHRQLRSKNSFASRLDEIEGLGPKRKKMLLKEFKSLKNITAASIEELQEIGLPKNVAQNVFNKLHES
- the trxA gene encoding thioredoxin yields the protein MAQVITDATFNEETDKGLVLIDFWATWCGPCRMQAPILDQLEEEYDEDEFRIVKMDVDENPETPQQFGIMSIPTLLLKKDGEVVEKAIGVQSKEQLRQMIAQHL
- a CDS encoding endonuclease MutS2; this encodes MNKRILETLEFEKVKQQVRQFVITAQGQEELAQLVPVNEEETIRYWLNETEDGLKVQRLRGGIPIPKLENIRPHMKRIEIGADLNGLELAQVSRVLSTTSELRRFIDDLADSEIEFERLYFWSDQLVAIPSLSRRLKEAIDDDGRVTDDASPELKTIRQNIRRSEQAVREQLDGIVRGKNAKYLSDAIITMRNDRYVIPVKQEYRGVFGGVVHDQSSSGQTLFVEPKQVVELNNRLRQYQIAERNEIQRILSELSAELVPHRQEILHNAFVIGKMDLMNAKARFGKELKAIVPTISTENIVDLKQARHPLIDQEKVVPNDISIGENYQAIVITGPNTGGKTITLKTLGLLQLMGQAGLPIPADEESQIGIFEDIFADIGDEQSIEQSLSTFSSHMTNTVDILSKVNEKSLVLFDELGAGTDPQEGAALAIAILDDLGKKSAYVMATTHYPELKVYGYNRSNTINASMEFNVDTLSPTYRLLIGVPGRSNAFEISSRLGLDNQVIDEAKQLMNDESQDLNEMITDLENRRKMAETEYLEMRHYVDEAQRLYNDLKEAYSYFFEEREQEMAKAKQKANALVSEAEENAEKIIADIRNLQKQVGQGTVKEHQLIDAKSQLANLHQEEQLKKNKVLKKAKEQKTLKPGDEVLVTTYGQRGTLLRKNGNQWQVEIGILKMNVYESELTPIAPQKEPQQRVIHTVRSDANSAVSNQLDLRGKRYEEALNEVDLYLDAAILAGYAQVTIVHGKGTGALRTGITDYLKNHRSVKSFDFAPGNQGGNGATIVKFK